CGAAGGAGCCGAGCCACATCCGCGTCCGTTCGGCCGTCGAGTCGACCGGAGGGCGGGTGGCCACCACCACGCCCTGGTCGTTGAGTCGGGACACCAGTGCGGCATCGACGGTGCCGGGCACGTCCGCCAGCCAGATGCTCTCCGGCCCGGGACCGCTCCGTGGCGCGGCCCCCGGGTGCAGCGCCACCACCGTGCCGAGATCGTCGGGAAACTCGACCACCCCGACCACGGTGTACGCCCGGCTCCCGTCCGCGAGGGCCACGGCGTGACCGAGGCGCAGGTCCAGGCGCCGTAGCGCCGCGGGGCTCACCGCGACCTCGCCGGGCTGCTGCGGTGCCCGGCCGGCCCGGAACCGCACCAGTCCACGGGCCAACGGGTCGCCGAGGTCCAGCACCCGCCCCTCCACGTCCTCGTCGCGGTGCGGACCGCGGAGCATCAGCGGGATTCGGCGAACCTCGGTGGCCCGGCTGCCCGGCCCGAGCAGCGCGGTCACCTGAGCGGCGGTGACCTGGGCGGTGCGTTGCCGCTCACCCTCTCGCGTGTACCAGCTCTCACCCCACTCGTCCTGTCCCACCGGTGCGTCGCCGACCCAGCGCAGCTCCGCGTCGGCCACCCCGAGCCGGCGGTCCATCCGTTCCTGCGGGGTCAGCTCGGCCATGTCGTAGCTGGCCGCCAGGAAGGCCAGCGCGGCCACCGGGAGGGCGATCATCGCGAGCACCAGGGCGGTCCTTCGCCGGGCCCGTCGGGACTCCCGCCGGGCGATCCGCAACGCCGCCCGCCAGGAGCCGGTCAGCTCGGCGATCCGCCGCCGGCCGACGCGGGCGGGTGACGCGATCGGCGGCGCCACGGCGGTGTCGGCCCGGCCCGGGGCCGGCTTCGTACGGCGGGTGGTCACCGCTCGCTGCCGGACAGCAGCTGTTCGACGCTGCCCAGGGGGGCCGTTGTGTCGACCAGCACGCCGTCGCGGAGGAACACCACCCGGTCGGCCCAGCCGGCGTGTCGCGCCTCGTGCGTGACCAGCACCCCGGCGGCACCCGCGTCGATCCGGCGGCGCAGGAGGTGCAGCACCGCCTCGCCGGTCTGCGAGTCCAGTGCCCCGGTGGGCTCGTCGGCGAGCACCAGCCGCCGCTCGCCGACGAGCGCGCGGGCGATGGCCACCCGCTGCTGCTGCCCGCCGGAGAGCTGGTCGGGGAAGCGGTCACCCAGCGCGGGCAGGCCGACCTCGGTGAGCGCGGCCAGGGCCAGCGCGCGGGCCCGGCGTCCGCTGGCGCCGTCGAGCTCCAGTGGGAGCGCCACGTTCTCCAGTGCGCTGAGGCTGCCCAGCAGGTTGAGTTGCTGGAAGATGTAGCCGATCCGGCGGCGGCGCAGCTGGGCCAGCCCGCGACGGTCCAACTCCCCCAGCGGTTGGCCCTCGACCCGGACCTCGCCGCCGGTCGGGCGGTCCAGCCCACCGGCGAGGGCCAGCAACGTCGACTTGCCGGAGCCGGACGGGCCCATCACGGCGACCAGTTCGCCGGGCCGAACGACCAGGCTGACGCCGCGCAACGCCTGGACCGCCGCGGGTCCGGTCCCGTGGGTGCGGTGGACGGCGCGTAGCTCCAGCACCGCGTCGTCCGATCCGCTCACCGTCGTGCCTCCTCGCCGGCCCATCGCGCCGCGTCCAGCGCGTCGGCGTCCGCCGGGAGGGGAGGGGGAGGGCCCGGGTCGCTGGGCTGGTGCCGGACCAGACTGGTCTCGCAGTGGTCCAGCCAGCGCACCTCAGCCTCGGCCTGGAACACCATCGAGTCCAGCACCAGGCGCCAGGGAAGGTCCTGCGGTCGGTTGCTGCCGTACTTCAACCTGGTCAGCTCCTGCAGCGCCCGGATCGTCGCGCTGCGCTGGGCCTGCACCACCGAGCGGACGTCCACCCCGGGTGTGGTCAGCGCCAACGCCAGCTTGATCGCCAGCTCGTCACGGGGTCGGTCGGTACGGCTGACCGGAGTGGTGAACCACAGCGTCAGATCCGCCCGGCCGGCGTCGGTGATCTCGTACGGGCGCTGCCCGGCCTCACTCTCCGGCAGCGGGCGCACCAGACCGTCCCGTTCCAACCGGGACAATGTGGTGTAGACCTGCCCGATGTTCAGCGGCCAGGTCGAGCCGGTCGACTCCTCGAACGCGGCCCGCAGCTGGTAGCCGTACATCTGGCCCCGTTCGAGCAGGGCGAGCAAGCCGTGACGGATGGACATGGCAACGGAGTATGCATACCTGGTATGCGCACCGCAACCGGAGCGGGCCGGTTCAGGTCGGACGACCGGGAAACGGGACAGTCAGCGGGGTCAGCCCGGCCATCTTGCGCCACCGGGTGGCCCGTACCGCGTACTCGACGAGGGCAGCCAGCGCCTGGTCCCGGTCGGCGCCGGTGGTGGACGCCAGCGCTGCCCGCCAGTGCGCGGCCGTGCGCTCCTCCACCTCCGCGGCGAGTCGTAGCGCGCTGGCCCGGTCCGTGACCGGGAACGGCAGCGCGTACCCGGCGCGGTCCGGCGGCACGACGCCACCGGCCGTACTCAGCTGCACCACCAGCGTGTCGCGTCGGCTTCGGTGGGCGGCCTCGGCCTGTTGCGCGGCGTCCCGCGCCGCCCCGGTGAGCCGGACGCCGATCCGCCCGTAGGCGTAGATGGCCGCGTACTCGGCGGACAGGGCGGCGGCGAGCGCCTCCCCGGCGGACGGCTGCCTCACTTCAGTGCCTCCTGGTGGGTGGCTCGGGCCGCGGTGATCGACCCGAGCAGTGCGGCCCGTTCCGCGGGTGCCGCCGCGCAGGCGGCGGTGGCGGACTGCTGGGCGGTCTTCTCGAGCCTGCGCAGGGCGGCGAGCGCACCTGCCGGGTCGGTGGCCGGCTCGGCGCTGGGGGCGGCGGCGACCGTCGACGGCAGGGCGACGCCGATCACCCGGGCCAGCTCGGTGGCGTGTGCGGTGTGCGCCTCGGCGATCGGGCCGAGCCGGTCGGCCAGTTCGGGATGCGCGGTCGCGCTCGTCCGGTACGCGGCGGCCAGCGCGAGTGACTCGTCGACCATCGGCCGTAGCGGGTCCGGTGGTGGCGCTGGTTGGTCGTCACGGTCGAAAAGATCACAGCCGGTCAACGGCACCGCGGCGCCGCCGAGCGCCAGCAGTGCCCCGGCGCGCAGGAGCTTTCGCCGGGAATGTCCGGATGCTTGGTCGCGCTGTGTCGTTCTGCCGGTCCCCACCGGACAAGTCAACACCATCCGCGCCGGTGCGGGGGCCACCGACGTCGGTGCGCCGCCCGGTCCGCCGCCGGGCAGGCGCGTTACGCTCTGCGCAGCCACCGGCGCGTCCGCTCCGGTGGCGTGCCGGCATGGCGGGAAGACCGATCGCCGTCGACCAGAGAGAGGTGCGGAGATGACGCAGCGTGGCCGTGCCACCAGCTCGACAGGTCGACCCCGCGATGGTGCGGGCCCCCGCGGCGGTGATCTCGCCGCGCGGCGTGCCCGGCTGCGGACCGTGATCGAGCCCGTGGTCAACGATGCCGGCTACGACCTGGAGGACCTGTCGGTTTCTCGGGCTGGCCGCCGGCACGTGGTGCGGGTGATGGTGGACAAGGACGGCGGGATCGACCTGGACGCGGTCGCGGACGTCTCCCGTGCGGTGTCGACCGCGCTGGACGCCGCGGAGGAGACCGGTGGCGACATCGTCGCCGGGGAATACCAGCTCGAGGTCAGCTCGCCGGGCGTCGACCGGCCACTCACCCTGCCCCGCCACTGGCGGCGCAACGTGAGTCGGCTGGTCAAGGTCACTGTCCGGGGCGCGACCTCGCTGCCCGGCCAGCGTGGTGAGCAGCCCGCCGGTGACCGTCAGCTGACCGGTCGGGTGGTCGCGGCCGATGACGAGGGCGTGCAGCTGGAGACCGAGAGTGGTCGCGCTTCCCTGGCGTACGCCCAGCTCGGCCCGGGTCGCGTGCAGGTCGAGTTCACCCGGCTCGCCGAACTCGGCGAGCCGGACGAAGAGTTCGACGACGCGGACGATTCAGACGAGATCGACGATTCAGACGACATCGACGACGAAGATGATGTGGAGGACGAGGAGAGGTGAACATCGACCTCGCGGCGCTGCGCGCACTCGAGCGCGAGCGGGAGATCCCGTTCGACACGATTCTCGCGGCGATCGAGACCGCGCTGCTGACCGCCTACCGGCACACCGACGGCGCAGAACCGCACGCCCGGGTGGAGATCGACCGCAAGTCGGGCGCCGCCCTGGTGTACGCGCAGGAGATGGACTCCGACGGCAGCCTGGTGCGGGAGTGGGACGACACCCCGCACGACTTCGGTCGGATCGCCGCCATGACCGCCAAGCAGGTGATCCTCCAGCGCCTGCGGGAGGCCACCGACGAGGTGCACTTCGGTGAGTACGTGGGTCGCGAGGGCGACCTGGTCACCGGCGTGGTGCAGGCGCACGAGACGCGCACCGAGAAGGGCATCGTCAGCGTCGACCTCGGCAAGCTGGAGGGCGTGCTGCCGCAGTCCGAGCAGGTGCCCGGCGAGCGGTACGCGCACGGCGAGCGGGTCCGCTGCGTCGTGGTGCACGTCGCCAAGGGCATGCGCGGCCCGCAGATCACCCTGTCCCGGTCGCACCCGGCGCTGGTCAAGAAGCTGTTCGCGCTGGAGGTGCCGGAGATCGCCGACGGCACGGTGGAGATCGGCGCGATCGCCCGTGAGGCAGGTCACCGCACGAAGATCGCCGTACGCTCCACCACCCCCGGAGTGAACGCCAAGGGCGCCTGCATCGGCCCGATGGGCCAGCGGGTGCGCGCCGTGATGAGTGAGCTGCACGGTGAGAAGATCGACATTATCGACTGGTCGGACGACCCGGCCACCTTCGTCGGCAACGCGTTGTCGCCGGCCAAGGCGCTGCGGGTCGAGGTGGTCGACCTGGCTGGTCGAGCCGCCCGGGTGACCGTTCCGGACTTCCAGTTGTCGCTCGCGATCGGTCGGGAGGGGCAGAATGCCCGACTCGCGGCCCGACTGACCGGTTGGCGGATCGACATTCGGTCCGACGCGGAGCAGACCGCCCCGGCCGCGCGTGAGGCAGCTGATCACGTGCGGGAGCCGGGCGGCGCGATCTCGGGCAGCTAGGGGTAGACTTCCTCCAGTGGTACGACGCGCAACGCCGGAACGCACCTGTGTGGGTTGTCGGCAACGTGCGCCGGCCAGCGAATTGCTGCGGGTCATCGCGGTCAGGGACGAGGCTGGTCTCAGTCTCCGGCCTGATCCGCGCCGCAGGCTGCCGGGTCGGGGAGCGAACATGCACCCGGATCCGGCCTGCTTCGCGCTGGCGGTGCGTCGCCGCGCCTTCGGGCGCGCGCTGCGCATCACCGAGGTTCTCGACCACGGTTTGCTGGCAGAGCACGTCGATGCGCCAACCACTACGTCCGGTCAGCCCGACCGGGCGAGGGTCGCTAGCAGGGTAGGACGACCGACATGAGCACACGATGAAGTCCCTGAAATGACCAGGCTTCAAGTGCACGAGTGAGGTCGCTGCGGGTGCTGCCCGCACGACCTCGGAGTGAGGAGTGCAGTGGCAGGCAAGGCCCGCGTACACGAGCTTGCAAAAGAGCTCGGGGTCGAGAGTAAGACCGTTCTCGCCAAGCTGAAGGAAATGGGCGAGTTCGTGAAGTCCGCGTCCAGCACCGTCGAGGCGCCCGTCGCCCGGCGGCTGCGTAACGCATTCGTCGCGTCCGCCGGTGCTCCGGCACCGGCCGCCCCGTCGGCGCCTGCGTCGACGCCGGCTTCGAATCCGACCCCGACGCTGTCCCCGACCCCGGGCGCGCCCCGGGTCTCGGCCAAGCCGATGCCGCCTCGGCGGCCGGCCGCGCCGGCACCCGGTCCGAAGCCCAAGGGTCCGGTGCCCGGTGCGCCGCAACCGGCGGCCCCGGTCGCCAAGCCGGCGAGTGCCCACGACATCGAGGTGGCGGCCGCGGAGGCGCGTGCCGCCGCGCTGAAGGCTGAGCAGGAGGCCGCGGTCAAGGCCGCGCAGGCCGCCCGCCAGCAGCAGCGGGACAACCCCGTTCGCCGGGAGCCTCCGGCAGAGGGCAACCGCCCCGGTCCCGGCCCTCGGCCGGGTCCCGCCGCGATGCCCCCCCGTCCCGGTTCACCGGCTGCTCGTCCGAGCACGCCGGCTCCGGGTCCGGGTGCCCGGCCGGGCGGTCGCCCGCCGGCGCGCGGCGCCGGTAACAACCCGTTCGGCATCCAGGGTGGCCAGCAGCAGCGGCCCCCGGCCGCCGGCGCGGGTGGCCCTCGGCCCAACACCCCGGCGGGCATGCCGCCGCGGCCGAGCCCGAACTCCATGCCGCCGCGGCCCAGCCCGGCGTCCATGCCGAGTCAGCGTCCGGCTGCCGGTCGCCCCGGTCCCGGTGGCGCTGGTCGCCCCGGTGGCGGTGGCGCTGGTCGTCCCGGTGGCGGCGGCGGTGGTTTCCGTGGCGGTCCCGGCGGTGGCGCCGGTGGCGGTGGCGGTTACCGCGGCGGCCCTGGTGGCGGCGCGGGTGCCGGCGGTGGCGGTGGCTACCGTGGCGGTCCCGGCGGCGGTGGCGGTGCTCCCGGTGGCGGTTTCCGTCCGGGTGCTCCGTCCGGCGGCGGCGGTCGTCCGGGTGCGGGTGGTCGTGGCCGTGGCGGCGGCGCCGCGGGTGCCTTCGGGCGTCCGGGTGGCCGGCCGACGCGCGGTCGCAAGTCCAAGAAGCAGCGCAGACAGGAGTTCGACAACCTGTCGGCTCCGACCATGAGCTCGGGTGCTCCCCGGGGTCAGGGTCAGGTCGTCCGGCTTTCCCGTGGCGCCTCTCTGTCCGACTTCGCCGACAAGATCAACGCCAACCCGGGTTCGCTGGTCCAGGAGATGTTCAACCTGGGCGAGATGGTCACCGCGACCCAGTCCTGCTCTGACGACACCCTGCAGCTGCTGGGTGAGCACCTGGGCTTCGACATCCAGATCGTCAGCCCGGAGGACGAGGACCGCGAGCTGCTCGCGCAGTTCAACATCGACCTCGACGCGGAGGTGGCCGAGGAGCGTCTGGTCAGCCGTGCGCCGGTGGTGACCGTCATGGGTCACGTCGACCACGGTAAGACCAAGCTGCTCGACGCGATCCGTAAGGCGAACGTCGTTGCCGGTGAGGCGGGTGGCATCACCCAGCACATCGGTGCGTACCAGGTGCACGTTCCGCACGATGGTGTGGACCGCGCGGTGACCTTCATCGACACCCCGGGTCACGAGGCGTTCACCGCCATGCGTGCTCGTGGTGCCCAGGTGACGGACATCGTGATCCTGGTGGTCGCGGCCGACGACGGCGTGATGCCGCAGACCATCGAGGCGTTGAACCACGCCAAGGCGGCCGACGTGCCGATCGTGGTCGCGGTCAACAAGGTCGACAAGCCCGAGGCGAACCCGGACAAGGTCCGCCAGCAGCTCACCGAGTACGGCCTGGTCGCCGAGGAGTACGGCGGCGAGACCATGTTCGTCAACGTGGCAGCCAAGCCGGGCATCGGCATCGAGGAGTTGCTCGAGGCTGTCCTGCTGACCGCCGACGCGTCGCTGGAGCTGACCGCTCCGATCGACGGGCCGGCGCAGGGTGTGGCCATCGAGGCGCACCTGGACAAGGGTCGCGGTGCGGTGGCGACGGTGCTCGTGCAGAAGGGCACCCTGCGGGCAGGCGACTCGATCGTCGCCGGCGGGGCGCACGGCCGGGTCCGGGCCATGCTCGACGAGAACGGCAACCAGCTCTCCGAGGCTGGGCCGGCCCGTCCGGTCATGGTTCTGGGTCTGACCGCGCCGCCCGGTGCGGGTGACACGTTCCTCGCCGCGGCGGATGACCGCACGGTGCGGCAGATCGCCGAGCAGCGGCAGGCACGGCGGCGGGCGGCGGCATTCGCCAACTCCCGTGGTCGGGCCACCCTTGAGACGCTCATGGAGCAGCTCAAGGAGGGCGAGAAGACGTCGCTCAACCTCATCCTCAAGGGCGATGTCTCTGGTTCTGTGGAGGCCCTGGAGGACGCGCTGTTCAACCTCGACATTCCCGAGGAGGTCCAGCTCAAGGTCCTCGACCGGGGTGTCGGCGCGATCACCGAGAGCAACGTCATGCTCGCGAGTGCCTCGTCCGAGCCGGTCACGATCATCGGCTTCAACGTGCGGGCCTCGAACAAGGTCCGTGAGATGGCCGACCGCGAGGGCGTGGAGATCCGGTACTACACCGTCATCTACCAGGCCATCGAGGAGATCGAGGCAGCGCTCAAGGGCCTGCTCAAGCCGGAGTACGAGGAGGTCGAGCTGGGCAGCGCGGAGATCCGCGACGTCTTCCGCTCGTCCAAGATCGGCAACATCTCCGGTTGTATCGTCCGGTCGGGCATCATCCGACGCAACGCGAAGGCTCGCCTGCTTCGGGACGGGACGGTCGTGGCGGACAACCTCACGATCACCTCGCTCAAGCGGTTCAAGGACGACGCCACCGAGGTCCGCGAGGGCTTCGAGTGTGGTCTGACCCTGGGTGGTTACAACAACGTCCAGGTCGGCGACGTCATCGAGACCTTCGAGATGCGGGAGAAGGTTCGCGCCTGATCCGGCAGTGACACGCTGATCAAGGGGTTTACGCCGAATGGCGTAAACCCCTTGATCATGCGGGGCGGGTTGGCGGTATCGTCCGAGGCGATGTTCACCGGAACCGCGGTCTTCGACCTGCTGCTGCCGGGCGACTCACGGTCGCTCAAAGCCAAGAGATCATATGTACGGCCGATCGTGGCGGCGCTGCGCCGCTTCGAGGTGTCGGCCGCCGAGGTGGGTGCGCTCGACCTGCATGGTCGAGCGCAGATAGCGGTGGCCGTGGTGGCCGCCGAGACGGGGCACGTCCGCGAGGTGCTCGACTCCTGTGAGCGTCTGGTGGCCGGCCGCCCCGAGGTCGAGTTGCTGTCGGTGCGGCGGCGGCTGTACGGCGTGGACGACGACTGACCACGGTGCCGGCTGTGCCGGGCGACCGGTGCGGCCGCGAAGGTAATGTTCGAGATGTTGGCCGGTCGGCCGGCGACCTCCGGGTCGTCGGGTCGGCCGGGAGCAGGACGCCGTGGAGGTGGCGAGATGTCTGATCCGGCCAAGGTACGCCGGCACGCGGAACGGGTGCGTGAGCTGGTCGCGTCGGTGGTGCGGAGCCAGATCAAGGACCCGCGGCTCGGGATGATCACCATCACCGACGCCCGGATCACCGCGGACCTGCGTGACGCGACGGTCTTCTACACCGTGCTCGGTGACGCGGTGGCCCAGGCGGACACCGCCGCGGCGCTGGAGAGCGCCAAGGGGCTGTTGCGCAGCACGGTCGGCAAGGCGCTCGGGTTGCGGCACTCGCCGACCCTCACGTTCGTCCTGGACGACGTGCAGGACCAGGTCAAGCACATCGACGACCTGCTCGCCGCCGCCCGCAACGCCGACGCCGAGGTGCAGCGGCTCGCCGCCCAGGCGGAGTACGCGGGCGAAGCGCAGCCGTACCGGGTGGATGACGAGACGGATGAGGCCGACGAGACGGCCGAGGCCGAGGAGGCCACTGGCGCCGAGGGCACCCCGCGGGGTGGGGAAACGCGGTGACCAGCACCGCCAGCGTCCCGCTCGCCGGGGCGGCCGGGTTTGCTCCCGCCGAGACGGACTGGGCCGCGGCCGAGGCGCTGGTGCGGGCTCTCCCGCCGAGCGGTCGGGTGCTGCTGATCTGTCACGTCAACCCGGACGGCGACGCGCTGGGCAGCATGCTCGGCTTCGGTCTGGGGCTGCGGCAGTTCGGCGTACGCGAGGTGCAGGCGACTTTTCCCGGGCCGCCGGAGGTGCCCGAGCCGTTCCGGGGGCTGCCCGGGCTCGATCTGCTGGTTCCGGCGAGCGCTGCGGACCCGGCACCTGACCTGGTGATCTGCTTCGACGCGGCGAGCGAGTCACGCCTCGGTGAGCTGGCCGGGCGGTTGTCGTCCGCTCCTGCGGCGCTGGTGCTCGATCACCACGCCTCCAACCTCGGCTTCGGCACGGTCAACCTGGTCGACCCGGGTGCCGCGGCGACCTCGGTGGTGGCTGAGCAACTGCTGGCCCGGCTCGGGGTCGTGGTGGATCCGGCCATCGCCGAGTGCCTCTACGTGGCCCTGACCACGGATACTGGTTCGTTCCGGTTCGAGGCGACCACCCCGGCGGTCCACCAGATGGCCGCCCGGTTGCTGGCGACCGGCATCTCGCCCGGTGACATCTCCCGGCGGGTCTTCGACACCCGGCCCTTCGGTGCGGTGCGTCTCTTCGGTGAGGTGCTCGGCCGAGCGCAGTTGGAGCCGGCCGCTGCTGGTGGCCGAGGGCTGGTCTGGACCTTTGCCACCCTGGACGACCTGGCCCGGCACGACCAGCGGCCGTACGTGCTGGAGGCGCTGATCGACTCGGTGCGGTGCACCGCCGAGGCGGATGTGAGCTGCGTGTTGAAGCAGACCACGCCCGGCGAGTGGGCGGTGTCGATGCGCAGCAAGGGCGCGGTGGACGTCAGCCGGGTCGCGGTGACGCTCGGCGGTGGTGGTCACCGGTTCGCGGCCGGGTTCACCGGTCGGGGCAGCGCCGAGCAGGTGGTCGAGTCGATCCGCGGCCAACTGGGCGCCGCACTGATCCGCCCCGGCGGCTGACACCGGCGAACGTAATCGTCGCCGTCGATCGATTGGCCGAGAAGATCAGGGTCAGTTCCGGGGAGTGTTGGTCTTCCCGCGCTCCGTGAGACCGGGAAGAATTGCGGGATGGAGCAGCCGCACGACCTCACCGTGGAGGCCCCCCGCGCCTGGGATCGGCCCGCCGTCTCCGTTCCCGTCCTCGTCTGCCTGTCGCTAGTCGGTGGTCGGTTCGTGTCGTTCTCCACCGAGGCGAATCTGTTCACCCTTGGCACCGGCGGGGTGCTGATCTGGCTCGGTCTGAGCAATCGGGTGCCCCGCCGACCGGCGCCGCGCCGGCTGGGCGCGGGGGCGGTCTGGTGGGCGGTGCCGGTGGTGGTCTTCGGGGTCTTCGAGGGCGTGACCTTCGTGCTGGCGGCTGGCGATGAGTTCCCCACCTTCTCCCGACTGGCCGATCCTCTCCTGGAAGATCACCTGACCCGGTCGGCGGCGTGGTTCGCCTGGCTGGCCGCCTTCTGGGGGCTGGTGCGGCGATGATGCGAGCGCTCGCGATCGGCGGCTTTCTCACCGCGCTGGCCCTCTTCGCGGTGGTGGAGTGGATGGCCCGGCGGGAGGGCTCCCGGATCCCCACCCTGGGCGAGGTCTGCGCGTACGTGATGCGCTACGAGGTTGGCCCGGTGCCGGTGGGCCGGATCGGTCTGTTCGGGTTCTGGTGGTGGCTGGGCTGGCACTTCCTGGCCCGCTGAACCGGGTTGCCGCCTGTCCATATGGCGGGAACCGTAAGCAGCATGTGGACCTGAACGATAACTTGGGAGACGGGCCGGTGCCGCGTGGCGGCGCAGGTCATGGGTGGTGGTGCCACACCTCGTGCCGCCTCCCTCCAGGGTCGGACCGACCCGGGCTCACGCTGCCCAGCCGGCTGCTCCGGTAACCCCGGACTGCCGTGGGGCGCTCAGCACGACCGCCCGCGAGGGCCGCCGCGTGCCGGCGGCTCGCGCCCTGGAAGGAGCGCCACCATGCCGAACAAGCCCAAGCCCGAGACCACCGACGACGCCCGCGAGCAGGCCCGCCGCGCCCTGCAGACGTCGATGGACACCCGTCAGTGATCCGACCCGTCCGGCGGTGACGTCGCCGACGGCCTCCGTCGACCGCGTCGCCGCCTGACCGGCCACCCCGCCCGGGCGGACAGGCCCACCGGTCCGTCAACCGTTGGCCGGGGCAACCCCAGAGTCGCCCCGGTAAGTGCTGCCGGCTCTTGCGATCCTTACTCCGGCCGTGACAGGATCGCCGACGATGAACACCAGCACCCTCGTCGCGTCCCCCCGGCGGATCGCCAGCCTCGCCCTACCGGCTCTCGTGGTGCTCGCCGCCGAGCCGCTCTACGTGCTTGTCGACACAGCCGTGGTCGGTCACCTCGGCCGGGTGCCACTCGCCGCGCTCGCCGTCGGCGGCACGGTGATGACCCTCACCGCATGGGTCGGCACCGTGGTCGCGTACGGCACCACCGGGCGCGCGGCCCGCCGCTTCGGCGCAGGCGACCGCGCCGCCGCGGTGGCCGAGGGCGTCCAGTCGTCCTGGCTGGCGTTCGGTGTCGGCCTGCTGATCGCGATCGGCATGCAGTTCGGCGGGGGCGCGCTCGCGCGTACCCTCGTCGGTGGAACTGGCGACGTGGCCGACGCCGCCGCGCACTGGCTGCGGATCGCGGCCCTCGGCGCCCCCGGCCTGTTGCTCGCCGCCGCCGGCAACGGCTGGCTGCGCGGTGTGCAGGACACTCGCCGACCGCTGGTCTTCGTGCTCGGCCCCAACCTGCTCTCCGCGCTGCTCTGCCCGCTGCTGGTCTACCCCGGCGGGCTGGGCCTGGTCGGTTCGGCGGTGGCCAATGTCGTCGCGCAGACGCTCTGCGGGACGCTCTTCGCCGCGGCGCTGGTCGCCGAGCGGGTGTCGCTGCGGCCCCGGCCCCGCGTGATCCGCCAGCAGTTGGTGCTCAGCCGGGACCTGCTGATCCGAGGGGTGGCGTTCCAGGCCAGCTTCCTCTCCGCGACAGCCGTCGCCGCCCGCTTCGGCGCCGCCGCCGTCGGTGCCCACCAGATCGCCCTGCAACTCTGGTTCTTCAC
The nucleotide sequence above comes from Micromonospora luteifusca. Encoded proteins:
- a CDS encoding ABC transporter ATP-binding protein; amino-acid sequence: MSGSDDAVLELRAVHRTHGTGPAAVQALRGVSLVVRPGELVAVMGPSGSGKSTLLALAGGLDRPTGGEVRVEGQPLGELDRRGLAQLRRRRIGYIFQQLNLLGSLSALENVALPLELDGASGRRARALALAALTEVGLPALGDRFPDQLSGGQQQRVAIARALVGERRLVLADEPTGALDSQTGEAVLHLLRRRIDAGAAGVLVTHEARHAGWADRVVFLRDGVLVDTTAPLGSVEQLLSGSER
- a CDS encoding PadR family transcriptional regulator, which gives rise to MSIRHGLLALLERGQMYGYQLRAAFEESTGSTWPLNIGQVYTTLSRLERDGLVRPLPESEAGQRPYEITDAGRADLTLWFTTPVSRTDRPRDELAIKLALALTTPGVDVRSVVQAQRSATIRALQELTRLKYGSNRPQDLPWRLVLDSMVFQAEAEVRWLDHCETSLVRHQPSDPGPPPPLPADADALDAARWAGEEARR
- a CDS encoding ferritin-like domain-containing protein, translated to MRQPSAGEALAAALSAEYAAIYAYGRIGVRLTGAARDAAQQAEAAHRSRRDTLVVQLSTAGGVVPPDRAGYALPFPVTDRASALRLAAEVEERTAAHWRAALASTTGADRDQALAALVEYAVRATRWRKMAGLTPLTVPFPGRPT
- the rimP gene encoding ribosome maturation factor RimP, coding for MTQRGRATSSTGRPRDGAGPRGGDLAARRARLRTVIEPVVNDAGYDLEDLSVSRAGRRHVVRVMVDKDGGIDLDAVADVSRAVSTALDAAEETGGDIVAGEYQLEVSSPGVDRPLTLPRHWRRNVSRLVKVTVRGATSLPGQRGEQPAGDRQLTGRVVAADDEGVQLETESGRASLAYAQLGPGRVQVEFTRLAELGEPDEEFDDADDSDEIDDSDDIDDEDDVEDEER
- the nusA gene encoding transcription termination factor NusA; its protein translation is MNIDLAALRALEREREIPFDTILAAIETALLTAYRHTDGAEPHARVEIDRKSGAALVYAQEMDSDGSLVREWDDTPHDFGRIAAMTAKQVILQRLREATDEVHFGEYVGREGDLVTGVVQAHETRTEKGIVSVDLGKLEGVLPQSEQVPGERYAHGERVRCVVVHVAKGMRGPQITLSRSHPALVKKLFALEVPEIADGTVEIGAIAREAGHRTKIAVRSTTPGVNAKGACIGPMGQRVRAVMSELHGEKIDIIDWSDDPATFVGNALSPAKALRVEVVDLAGRAARVTVPDFQLSLAIGREGQNARLAARLTGWRIDIRSDAEQTAPAAREAADHVREPGGAISGS
- a CDS encoding YlxR family protein; protein product: MVRRATPERTCVGCRQRAPASELLRVIAVRDEAGLSLRPDPRRRLPGRGANMHPDPACFALAVRRRAFGRALRITEVLDHGLLAEHVDAPTTTSGQPDRARVASRVGRPT
- the infB gene encoding translation initiation factor IF-2; this encodes MAGKARVHELAKELGVESKTVLAKLKEMGEFVKSASSTVEAPVARRLRNAFVASAGAPAPAAPSAPASTPASNPTPTLSPTPGAPRVSAKPMPPRRPAAPAPGPKPKGPVPGAPQPAAPVAKPASAHDIEVAAAEARAAALKAEQEAAVKAAQAARQQQRDNPVRREPPAEGNRPGPGPRPGPAAMPPRPGSPAARPSTPAPGPGARPGGRPPARGAGNNPFGIQGGQQQRPPAAGAGGPRPNTPAGMPPRPSPNSMPPRPSPASMPSQRPAAGRPGPGGAGRPGGGGAGRPGGGGGGFRGGPGGGAGGGGGYRGGPGGGAGAGGGGGYRGGPGGGGGAPGGGFRPGAPSGGGGRPGAGGRGRGGGAAGAFGRPGGRPTRGRKSKKQRRQEFDNLSAPTMSSGAPRGQGQVVRLSRGASLSDFADKINANPGSLVQEMFNLGEMVTATQSCSDDTLQLLGEHLGFDIQIVSPEDEDRELLAQFNIDLDAEVAEERLVSRAPVVTVMGHVDHGKTKLLDAIRKANVVAGEAGGITQHIGAYQVHVPHDGVDRAVTFIDTPGHEAFTAMRARGAQVTDIVILVVAADDGVMPQTIEALNHAKAADVPIVVAVNKVDKPEANPDKVRQQLTEYGLVAEEYGGETMFVNVAAKPGIGIEELLEAVLLTADASLELTAPIDGPAQGVAIEAHLDKGRGAVATVLVQKGTLRAGDSIVAGGAHGRVRAMLDENGNQLSEAGPARPVMVLGLTAPPGAGDTFLAAADDRTVRQIAEQRQARRRAAAFANSRGRATLETLMEQLKEGEKTSLNLILKGDVSGSVEALEDALFNLDIPEEVQLKVLDRGVGAITESNVMLASASSEPVTIIGFNVRASNKVREMADREGVEIRYYTVIYQAIEEIEAALKGLLKPEYEEVELGSAEIRDVFRSSKIGNISGCIVRSGIIRRNAKARLLRDGTVVADNLTITSLKRFKDDATEVREGFECGLTLGGYNNVQVGDVIETFEMREKVRA
- a CDS encoding DUF503 domain-containing protein — translated: MFTGTAVFDLLLPGDSRSLKAKRSYVRPIVAALRRFEVSAAEVGALDLHGRAQIAVAVVAAETGHVREVLDSCERLVAGRPEVELLSVRRRLYGVDDD
- the rbfA gene encoding 30S ribosome-binding factor RbfA; this encodes MSDPAKVRRHAERVRELVASVVRSQIKDPRLGMITITDARITADLRDATVFYTVLGDAVAQADTAAALESAKGLLRSTVGKALGLRHSPTLTFVLDDVQDQVKHIDDLLAAARNADAEVQRLAAQAEYAGEAQPYRVDDETDEADETAEAEEATGAEGTPRGGETR